Genomic window (Kaistia defluvii):
TCCGTAACCGCTACCCACCCAAAATCCAAGCGGCACGGTTGCAAGCCAGCCCCGCCTTGCCTCAGGGCTGTTCAATCGCTACAGCCATTCGGGGGATGGAGTGTGGCAATGAAGCCCTCGACGCTGCTGGAAGTCGCTCAACGCGCCGGTGTATCGACGGCGACCGTGGCCCGGGTGCTGAAGGCCAAGGGCTATGTCTCGGAGGTCGCCCGCAGCCGGGTCGAGGCAGCCATCAAGGCGACCGGATACCGGCCCAACGCGGTGGCTCGCGGGCTTCGCCAGCAGCGCAGCTTCACGGTCGGGCACATGCTGACCGCGATCACCGCCAACCCCTTCTTCGTCAATGTCGCGCATTGGGCGGAAGAAGAGGCGCTGGCCGAGGGCTACAAGACCTTCCTGTTCAACCACAATGGCAGCGCCGAACGCGAACGCCTCGGTGTCGAGCGTTTCATAGAGCGTCGGGTCGACGCGGTGCTGTTCACCAACGCGATCGATCGCCACAATGTCCAGTTGCTGACGGAGGCCGCGATCCCTGTCATCCAGCTAGAGCGCGCGGCAACGATCGAAGCGCCTTCCATCCGGGTCGACAATCTCTCCGGCGCGCTGGAAGCGATCGCCCATCTGGTCCAGTTCGGCCACCGACGCATCGCCTTCATCGGCGGCCACCCCGAACTTATCAACCGCGGCGACCGGCATTTCACCAGCGTCGAGGACGAGCGCCTTGCCGGCTATCGCGAGGGCCTGCGGCAGGCCGGGATCCCCATCGACGAAAGCCTGATCCGGCTGGGACGCTACTACCATATCGAGGATGGCGGTTCCGGCATCGAAGGCTATCGCCACATCAAGGCGCTGCTGGCGCTGCCCGAACGCCCGACGGCGATCTTCGCCACCTGCGATATCCTTGCGGCCGGCGCGCTGCAGGGGATCTATGAAGAGGGCCTCCGCGTGCCCGAGGACATCTCGATCATCGGCTTCGATGACACGCTGGCGGCAAACCTGGCGCCCCAACTGACCACCGTGGCCCAGCCGATGGAAGATCTCGGCCGGCTCGGCTTTCGCGCTGCACTCGACGCGATCGAGGGCCGGAGCGTCGTCATGTCAACGGTTTTGCCCACCCGGCTGGTGGTGCGCCGGTCGGCCGGTATCGCACCGCACCTAAAGTTCTGACCGAACGGCGATTGACAACGGTCTCGCCAATGCTATCGATTGGGCAATGTGTCATCGATAACACATGCGGCAGAGCGTCAAACGCGTGCCGGCAATCCCGCGCAAGACGGGATCGCTAAAAGAGAGTCTTTTGAGGAAACGCCGGCCGCCGCATCACCCGCGGCAGAGCCATGACTCGGGAGGGTTACCATGCG
Coding sequences:
- a CDS encoding LacI family DNA-binding transcriptional regulator, which encodes MKPSTLLEVAQRAGVSTATVARVLKAKGYVSEVARSRVEAAIKATGYRPNAVARGLRQQRSFTVGHMLTAITANPFFVNVAHWAEEEALAEGYKTFLFNHNGSAERERLGVERFIERRVDAVLFTNAIDRHNVQLLTEAAIPVIQLERAATIEAPSIRVDNLSGALEAIAHLVQFGHRRIAFIGGHPELINRGDRHFTSVEDERLAGYREGLRQAGIPIDESLIRLGRYYHIEDGGSGIEGYRHIKALLALPERPTAIFATCDILAAGALQGIYEEGLRVPEDISIIGFDDTLAANLAPQLTTVAQPMEDLGRLGFRAALDAIEGRSVVMSTVLPTRLVVRRSAGIAPHLKF